Genomic DNA from Pseudoliparis swirei isolate HS2019 ecotype Mariana Trench unplaced genomic scaffold, NWPU_hadal_v1 hadal_191, whole genome shotgun sequence:
CACTTCAGCTGCTGAAACTCCTGCAGAACAAATATGATTGCATCTGAACCTCTTTCCTGTGCTTGCTCCTCCAGCTGACCCCTCGTATCCTGGACGCCTATCAGAACGTGGCTCAGCTCTCACTGACCGACGCACTGATGCGCTTCCTGCAGATCTGGCAAGCCCTGCCTGACTTTGGGCTCTCCTATGTGGTTGTCAGGTGAAGTTTGAAGTTCAATTTAAAGCTTTTCCGAAATTATTAAATGGCATGAATGAATTTAGCGCAATTTTGTCCACAAGCAAAGTGAGAAATGTAAAACTATCAGTGTTAAAATATTAGTATAACTGGATAAATACATACAGTAAGTAAACATTTACTCTCACACAACATAAATGTAGATTACTGGTGAAGTCCACAGGCAGAAACTAGGAAAATAATTGAGTTCCCACAAAGAATGGTAGCTCTTCTAGTCCAGAAGACTAATAAACAAGTCAGACATAACTGCAGATAACCTGCTGATCCAGTGCTGGTTGGGGAAACGTTCTAACCCTTGCTGTTTGATGTGAGAAACTGGGAGTCCCTGGTGGTTTTGTAAATAGGATTCTAATGGTAGAAAACACAGAAGTGATGTCCGAGTGTGATCCAGAAGCACTCAAGTCAGTGTCACAAGGTTTTTGAGGATTAAAGCTTGTCTTTTGGTCTCAGACAGGTCTTTAGAGGAAAGAAGCTGAAGATGTTTTTACCCAGCAGGTTTAAGGGCAGTCGAAAAGACGAGGTCCTCGGCATTGCTCCCAACCGCCTAATCCGTATCGACCTGGCCGTGGGCAATGTGGTTAAGACCTGGCGCtacaacaacatgaagcagtGGAACGTCAACTGGGACATTCGACAGGTGACAACAATACTTCTGTCTGAGCGAGCATCCTGCTAGGTCTGAAATGTTTGTTTCAATGAATAAGTGGTCGTGAATAAGCTTAAGAGACCGTGTAAAGTTTCTTTCGTTATTTTCTTAGCTAAGATTTCTCAGGCTTGTTTCTTCTGCTTATGAAGATATATTATAAGATCTTACCAAAAAGCATTTGTGAAAAGTTAA
This window encodes:
- the LOC130191628 gene encoding fermitin family homolog 3-like isoform X1 — protein: MRFLQIWQALPDFGLSYVVVSRFKGSRKDEVLGIAPNRLIRIDLAVGNVVKTWRYNNMKQWNVNWDIRQVAIEFEGNINIAFGCVTADCKIVHEFIGGYIFMSTRSHEKSDVLNEELFHKLTGGHEAL
- the LOC130191628 gene encoding fermitin family homolog 3-like isoform X2; translated protein: MRFLQIWQALPDFGLSYVVVRFKGSRKDEVLGIAPNRLIRIDLAVGNVVKTWRYNNMKQWNVNWDIRQVAIEFEGNINIAFGCVTADCKIVHEFIGGYIFMSTRSHEKSDVLNEELFHKLTGGHEAL